One window of Camelina sativa cultivar DH55 chromosome 4, Cs, whole genome shotgun sequence genomic DNA carries:
- the LOC109132544 gene encoding uncharacterized protein At4g04775-like produces MSNVSGSSSCASNVRERGRGKVVGVPKRCWCGEVIVAKNSKLETNPCRRYFRCGYATAKKLMNDDHCFKWVDEALLDEVESLTLHIAKLQIEMEIERKMKMELEKELF; encoded by the exons ATGAGCAATGTCTCTGGATCTTCGAGTTGTGCATCAAATGTCCGAGAGAGAGGACGAGGTAAAGTTGTTGGTGTGcctaagagatgttggtgtggaGAAGTGATCGTGGCCAAAAATTCGAAATTAGAGACAAATCCTTGTCGTCGATACTTCCGATGTGGGTATGCAACTGCGAAGAAG CTTATGAATGATGACCACTGCTTCAAGTGGGTCGATGAGGCACTGTTGGATGAGGTAGAGTCTCTGACTCTTCACATTGCAAAACTGCAAATAGAAATGGAGATTGAGAGGAAGATGAAAATGGAGCTTGAGAAAGAACTATTTTAG